The DNA region TACCGAACAGGACAAACATCCCTGCCGAAAACGCATATTTCACATACTGCCGGATCCTCTGCGGACCGGCCAATACGACCCACATGAAAGACGTGACAGCCACAGTCAGTGACGGTCCCGCCAGCAGCCCTTTCCAGATCAGCCCCGGCACACCGACTGACGGCATATCAAAATACATATCCAAAGCCAGCACCGCCGTGGAACTGATCATCACCACCCACGCATAAGGCCGGTTTTTAAGCTGCGGATTCTTCTTCCGCTCCCTGTCCGCCATCGCCTTATCACGCGCGGCAGATTCTGCCAGCGGTTTCCTGTATATCCAAAGCAGAACTATCAATATAAAGATGACAAGGTGCAGCAGAAGCATCCCCACAAACATTCCGCCCATCATAATTCTCCTTTTCAAACGGCCGCCGGTTTACAGCAGTTTTTTCCAAAACCGATCACAGCCGTACGCGGGGGCATGCACATAAAAAACCGCTCCCTTTACTTTGTATTATATCAAAAACAAGATTTATATTCTTTTTATATGTGTTTATTAAAATTCTTAAAGAAATAGATTTTATCGAACGTGATAATGTGCTTATGTGTTATCACGTTTTATATTGTCCCACGCAAAGACATTGATTTATTTTTGAAATCAGGGTCAAGATTGAAGCCAAATATCATAAATTTTATCCAGTTTTACAATCATCCAATCCTACCACATCTTACCTGTCGCTTTACCTGTATTAGGCCTGTTACATAGTAAAAACAATCCCCATTTTTGCTCTGGGAAGCGTTTTTCACATCAGACAACCTTCTTTTGATAAATTTACCCGTTGCTTGAAATATCATCATTCAGAAAATGCTCGTTAGGCACTATTTTCTTGATGTCTAAATGATTATCGGGGGGCATGGGAATCGTTGCGCTCTTGTTTCAGTTATTAGGAATATCCTGAAATCAAGAAAATTATATTGTATAGTCTACTATGTGAATTATTTCGACCTGCTTATATGCCTTATATGCTGTTATTGGCAATCTGCATAATCTATCTACTGTTATTTATGCAATAAAAAACAGACTGCTTGTTATGTCAGTCTGCCGTACTACTGTTATGTAATTGTCTTATCTGTTATTGATTGTCACGCTTTTTAAAAACTATGTCGTACCCAAGAGCGGCCGCTATGTTATATAAATCTATTGCTCTTAGCGATCCCCTTGAAATTTTATTGTTTAAATTTTGCGGTGTCATATCTGCCTTTTGTGCTGCACATGCCGCTGTGACATCTGCTAATGCAAACAGTATTTTTAACTGTCTGTGAAACTCTTTATTATCCATATCTATATGCCTCCATTATTATATAATAACCTATCGTTATTATAGCAAAACAAAATATATTTTTTTATATGCATTTGCTAAACTCCTTAAATAAGTAGATTTTATTGAATGCGATAATGTGATTATGTGTTATCACATTTTATATTGTTCCGCACAAAGACATTGAATTATTTTCAAAATCAGGATCAAGATTGGGATTAAACATCATAAATTTTATCCAATTTTACATTCATTCAATCCTACCATATCTTATCTGTCGCCTTACCTACATTAATCCTATTACATAGTAAGAACGCTCCCCATTTTTGCTCTGGGGAGCGTTCTTCACATCAAGCAACTTCCTTTTGATAAATTACTATAGCTGATATTCCATTATTCAAAAAAACACAAATTTTTAATCTCCTGTTTTAAGAGTCATAAATAAAGATTTCGTTCATAGAACCTCCCCTGCTTATCCATCAAAGCTCTTGCAACTTTGCCATATCCCGCCGGAAAGTACTTTCACTTTTTACCTTGTACAACCCATCATTACAAGTTGTGGAAAAGGTCAGAAAGAAAGTATCATCCCTGCCTTTAGCCGCTGCATATACAAAAGATACAAGGATTTTTGCGTGCCGCTTAAACAACGAAATGCTTCTGAATGGGTCAGCATAGTTTAATATATTAAGCCTGTCATCTTTTCGGGAGCTTTGCCACGGCGGAAATGGCTCTTTCTTTCACATACCTTCGGAATGCCCACAAGGTTATTTCCTGGCTTTTGATACGCCGTTCAAATGAGGCAAGCTGGCTCTGTATCTCAACATCATTAGCCGGCATAAAATATCCCCCTTTTCCCTCCATCCTAGAACAAATCAATACACCGGATTTTCTTTCATCTTCTACTGCTTTTGTAATTTCCCGTATCGTCTTGCCTGTTAGAATGCGGGTTATAGGACATTTTGTGTTGATTTTAATACCGATGAAGTTAGACATTGTCTGGCTTCATCGGTATTTTATCCTTTTCCTAAGAAGATAAAGGGTGGACAAAATGAGTTGGTAAAAAATCCGAAAATGATTGCTATGACTGCTTTAATTAGGGTTATATCTTTTTAAAATATGTTTATTTTAAAAGGAGAACCTTATGAAACAAGTTAGGTGTTTATATTGCGGTTTCTTTTGCTCAAAATATGGTAAAACTCGTACAGGAAGGCAACGGTGGTACTGCAAAGAATGTCATTCTGTCTTTGTGAATCCGATTAATAAGACGGTTCATGATTTTAAGCACTTTATTCAGTGGTTGTTTGGTAAGGATGTGCAAAAATCCATGCCTGGCAACGGTCGTGGTTTTCGAAGGAAAACCTCTAAATTTTGGGAAATATGGCCTATGCAGCCTAAAATTGAGAGTCCGATGAATGTCATATATGTGGATGGGATTTATTTAGGAAGAAAAGCATGTATCCTTATTTGTTGTAATGAAAGATATGTGCTTGGATGGTATTTGTGCCGCTATGAGAATTCCAGAGCCTGGGAAGCATTGATGCAGAGAATTGCGGCTCCCGCTATGGTCGTTTCTGATGGAGGCCACGGCTTCCGGAAAGCACTAAAAAGAGTCTGGCCCAAGGCTAAGTTGCAGCATTGTACTTTCCATGCATTCATCCAGGTAAAGAGATATACAACCGGTAGTCCTAAAACCATTGCCGGCATTGAGATGTACATGATAGCAAAGGATTTGCTGATGATAAAAGACATGGAGCAAGCAGGTCATTGGGCAACCCGATTGATAAACTGGAGAATAAAGCATAAGACCTTTCTTAGTGAAATGACACAAGATGAAAAAGGCAAACTTCGCCCTATGCATGAACGTTTACTAAAGGCCGAGCGGTCACTGGTCAGATTAGTACGGCAAAACACATTATTTACCTATTTGGATGAATCGTTGTCTTATGGAGAAGAACTACCATCGACAAATAACCGTATAGAAGGCGGAATAAATGCACAATTAAGAACGATGCTTAGAAACCATCGTGGGATGTCCATTGAAAGACGCATAAAAGCGGTTTTCTGGTGGTGTTACTTCCACACACCGAAACCGCTTTCTGCATCTGAAATCCTAAAGGTAATGCCCACTGACAGAAGCA from Dialister invisus DSM 15470 includes:
- a CDS encoding IS256-like element ISDin1 family transposase, producing MKQVRCLYCGFFCSKYGKTRTGRQRWYCKECHSVFVNPINKTVHDFKHFIQWLFGKDVQKSMPGNGRGFRRKTSKFWEIWPMQPKIESPMNVIYVDGIYLGRKACILICCNERYVLGWYLCRYENSRAWEALMQRIAAPAMVVSDGGHGFRKALKRVWPKAKLQHCTFHAFIQVKRYTTGSPKTIAGIEMYMIAKDLLMIKDMEQAGHWATRLINWRIKHKTFLSEMTQDEKGKLRPMHERLLKAERSLVRLVRQNTLFTYLDESLSYGEELPSTNNRIEGGINAQLRTMLRNHRGMSIERRIKAVFWWCYFHTPKPLSASEILKVMPTDRSISKLYKAMNERAKLEDSIPTWGDAIVWSELHKSDSFPACFWD